In Eleutherodactylus coqui strain aEleCoq1 chromosome 11, aEleCoq1.hap1, whole genome shotgun sequence, a single window of DNA contains:
- the LOC136581713 gene encoding octapeptide-repeat protein T2-like: MQQPELAIGCRLPGKFSRASSHLPARHCFWLPLGAEKSKRQPGRRRAAEQGAEKSKRQPERRRVAEPRSPSSSQGDGERQSAEPRSPSGSQGDGERQSREVQAAARETERGRAGSREVQAAARETESGRAEKSKRQSGRRRAGSREVQAAARETESGRAGSREVQAAARETESGRAGSREVQAAAREIESGEPKRPSGS; this comes from the coding sequence ATGCAACAACCAGAGCTGGCGATTGGCTGCCGACTCCCAGGTAAATTTTCCCGGGCCTCATCTCACCTTCCTGCTCGTCACTGTTTCTGGCTGCCGCTTGGAGCCGAGAAGTCCAAGCGGCAGCCAGGGAGACGGAGAGCGGCAGAGCAGGGAGCCGAGAAGTCCAAGCGGCAGCCAGAGAGACGGAGAGTGGCAGAGCCGAGAAGTCCAAGCAGCAGCCAGGGAGACGGAGAGCGGCAGAGCGCGGAGCCGAGAAGTCCAAGCGGCAGCCAGGGAGACGGAGAGCGGCAGAGCCGAGAAGTCCAAGCGGCAGCCAGGGAGACGGAGAGGGGCAGAGCGGGGAGCCGAGAAGTCCAAGCGGCAGCCAGGGAGACGGAGAGCGGTAGAGCCGAGAAGTCCAAGCGGCAGTCAGGGAGACGGAGAGCGGGGAGCCGAGAAGTCCAAGCGGCAGCCAGGGAGACGGAGAGCGGCAGAGCGGGGAGCCGAGAAGTCCAAGCGGCAGCCAGGGAGACGGAGAGCGGCAGAGCGGGGAGCCGAGAAGTCCAAGCGGCAGCCAGGGAGATTGAGAGTGGGGAGCCGAAACGTCCAAGCGGCAGCTAG